A DNA window from Strix aluco isolate bStrAlu1 chromosome 6, bStrAlu1.hap1, whole genome shotgun sequence contains the following coding sequences:
- the PGAP1 gene encoding GPI inositol-deacylase isoform X2 gives MGRGGCRPPALAALFYGALAAVALLGVRDVLFVYEENRCSMTYMYEYPEYLKIKLPKKTARRYPAYELYLYGEGNYAEENKNLLLTGIPVLFLPGNAGSYKQVRSLGSIALRKAEDVDFKYHFNFFSVNFNEELVALYGGSLQRQTKFVHECIKVILKLYRNREFAPTSVAIVGHSMGGLVARALLTLKNFKPELINLLITQATPHVAPVMPLDRYLTDFYTAVNNHWILKAQDLRNLTTLSVAGGFRDYQVRSGLAFLPRLSQHDSALSVVSSAVPRVWASTDHLSIVWCKELILATIRAFFDLIDENTRQITEDPKKRMSVLNHHFVRHPAKIFEENPEAFTGLTGAFIWITVKASKWTYSVYNDSNGKYFTFPLASHRKSYSHVYCENSMLDTSSWIYGCMNSNSSMCLEATDLSWRAELLPTTKVVILKLQDYPSLSHIVIQVPPTAGNKYTLDCEFFKEDSRRVQLPVTHLFSFGFSSSKITLNSTGLLYNVQLQHFNQIYQAFKIYIESHCQSLKERKPSVYRLHIPWSHEDSVAVAKVPSSTEISAKLHIAQPQNDSRVPELNIYSSSDCQYEVILKTSLLQILGQIIRFHAGALPVYVVSNILLTYGGQLSTLISAGQCSDFSLELVRTAKPYKVEPLLSIVVFLQGFNWFREIWESLSLPEVDAAVLSSQDAWFPLVSLILFLLGTGIAYWNAVFFSTSLRLFSSLWLTLFRPTVLRKDNKLITPRRFCVVLSLALVSWTTCGAFAVFLIYLQYLFKVIKIHVNVRAEENMFNGGSDCKKETSQNSSIYTVKNQSSMDSTSKATQSLCNSTIAEGISSLKMHVTILNLFTWIVLLNLPSLIYWLKNLRYSVRLDPDPCRSTAIILVCILEILMNSSTSEVKSSKLLKIAAKVPLPLSVAMLAFGQTHLYKVPHFVTFSLLLHVLCCIV, from the exons atggggcgggggggctgccggCCGCCCGCGTTGGCGGCGCTTTTCTACGGGGCGCTGGCGGCGGTGGCGCTGCTGGGGGTGCGGGACGTGCTGTTCGTCTACGAGGAGAACCGGTGCAGCATGACCTACATGTACGAGTACCCCGAGTACCTG aaaataaaattacccAAGAAAACAGCCAGACGATACCCAGCATATGAGCTCTATCTCTATGGGGAAGGGAACTATGccgaagaaaacaaaaatctcctGTTGACAGGAATTCCAGTTCTCTTTCTTCCTGGGAATGCTGGCAGTTACAAACAAG TACGTTCTCTGGGCTCCATTGCACTTAGAAAAGCAGAAGATGTTGACTTCAAGtatcattttaatttcttcagtgtcAACTTTAATGAGGAGTTGGTTGCATTGTATGGTGGTAGCCTGCAACGACAGACCAAATTTGTGCATGAATGCATAAAAGTAATTCTTAAGTTGTACAGG AATCGAGAGTTTGCACCGACCAGTGTTGCAATAGTAGGTCATTCCATGGGTGGTCTTGTTGCAAGAGCATTGCTTACTCTGAAGAATTTTAAGCCGGAACTTATAAACCTCCTCATTACACAAGCCACACCTCATGTTGCACCTGTAATGCCTTTAGACAGATATCTTACCG atttttatacAGCTGTAAACAATCATTGGATTCTAAAGGCCCAAGATCTAAGAAATTTAACTACCCTTTCTGTGGCGGGAGGATTCAGAGATTACCAAGTTCGTTCAGGACTGGCTTTTCTACCAAGATTGAGTCAACATGACAGTGCCTTATCTGTTGTG aGCTCAGCTGTGCCTAGAGTTTGGGCTTCAACAGACCATCTCTCCATAGTGTG GTGCAAAGAATTGATCCTGGCTACCATAAGAGCTTTTTTTGATCTCATAGATGAAAATACAAGGCAg ATAACTGAGGATCCAAAGAAGAGAATGTCTGTATTGAATCACCACTTTGTGAGACACCCTGCAAAGATATTTGAGGAAAATCCTGAAGCTTTTACAGGACTCACAG GAGCTTTCATATGGATTACAGTGAAAGCCTCAAAATGGACTTACTCGGTTTACAAt gattcTAATGGAAAATACTTCACATTTCCTCTTGCAAGCCACAGAAAATCATACAGTCATGTTTATTGTGAAAATAGTATGTTG GACACAAGTAGTTGGATTTATGGCTGTATGAACAGTAATTCATCAATGTG CCTGGAAGCTACTGATTTATCTTGGAGAGCTGAGTTACTTCCGACCACCAAG gTTGTAATACTGAAACTTCAGGACTATCCTTCTTTGTCGCACATTGTCATTCAGGTACCACCTACAGCTGGcaataag TATACTTTGGACTGTGAATTCTTCAAAGAGGATTCCAGAAGAGTACAGCTTCCTGTAACACATCTTTTTTCATTTG GGTTTTCTTCAagcaaaattacattaaattcaACTGGCTTGCTTTACAATGTACAGCTCCAGCACTTTAACCAA atATATCAAGCTTTCAAAATTTATATAGAGAGCCACTGCCAGTCACTCAAAG aaagaaaacctaGTGTTTACAGGCTTCACATACCGTGGTCACATGAAGACTCAGTAGCTGTAGCAAA AGTTCCGTCTTCTACCGAGATTTCTGCAAAACTGCATATTGCTCAGCCTCAAAATGACAGCAGAGTTCCAGAGTTAAATATTTACTCTTCCTCAGACTGTCAGTATGAA GTAATTCTGAAGACATCCCTTTTACAGATTCTTGGGCAA ATAATAAGGTTCCATGCTGGCGCTCTTCCTGTCTATGTTGTTTCTAATATTCTTCTTACTTATGGAGGACAATTGAGCACATTGATATCAGCAG GCCAGTGTTCAGACTTTTCCCTTGAACTAGTTAGGACAGCTAAACCCTACAAAGTAGAACCTCTTTTAAGCATTGTTGTGTTTCTGCAGGG GTTTAACTGGTTTAGAGAGATATGGGAGTCACTGTCACTACCAGAGGTGGATGCTGCTGTACTGAGTAGTCAGGATGCATGGTTCCCCCTTGTGTCCCTGATTCTGTTTCTTTTGGGGACAGGCATTGCCTACTGGAATGCAGTATTTTTCTCTACATCTCTGAGACTCTTCTCTTCATTATGGTTAACTCTGTTTAG aCCTACTGTACTTCGAAAAGATAACAAGTTGATTACACCCAGAAGATTCTGTGTGGTGTTATCCCTTGCTTTGGTTAGCTGGACCACTTGTGGTGCATTCGCTGTATTCCTTATTTATCTTCAATACTTGTTTAAG GTTATAAAAATACATGTGAATgtaagagcagaagaaaacatgtttaaTGGG GGTTCAGACTGCAAAAAAGAAACTTCACAGAACTCCAGTATATACACAGTCAAAAACCAGAGTTCGATGGACAGTACCTCAAAAGCAACACAATCTCTTTGCAACAGTACAATTGCTGAAGGCATTAGCAGTCTTAAGATGCATGTTACAATTCTCAATTTATTCACATGGATTGTGCTGCTCAACTTGCCATCTTTAATTTATTGGTTAAAAAATCTCAG GTACAGTGTTAGACTTGATCCTGATCCATGTAGGTCTACTGCTATTATCCTCGTATGCATTTTAGAAATTCTCATGAATTCAAGTACTTCTGAAGTGAAATCAAG TAAACTCTTGAAGATCGCAGCCAAAGTTCCACTCCCTTTGTCTGTTGCAATGTTGGCCTTTGGACAAACGCATTTATACAAAGTACCGCACTTTGtaaccttttctcttcttctacATGTGCTGTGTTGTATTGTGTAA
- the PGAP1 gene encoding GPI inositol-deacylase isoform X3, whose amino-acid sequence MGRGGCRPPALAALFYGALAAVALLGVRDVLFVYEENRCSMTYMYEYPEYLKIKLPKKTARRYPAYELYLYGEGNYAEENKNLLLTGIPVLFLPGNAGSYKQVRSLGSIALRKAEDVDFKYHFNFFSVNFNEELVALYGGSLQRQTKFVHECIKVILKLYRSSAVPRVWASTDHLSIVWCKELILATIRAFFDLIDENTRQITEDPKKRMSVLNHHFVRHPAKIFEENPEAFTGLTGAFIWITVKASKWTYSVYNDSNGKYFTFPLASHRKSYSHVYCENSMLDTSSWIYGCMNSNSSMCLEATDLSWRAELLPTTKHWNMQLCSRGRGTRGGHLGTGKGQAKGMFSHGFSFSFFFFFPLFFLFLFFPFYFKVVILKLQDYPSLSHIVIQVPPTAGNKYTLDCEFFKEDSRRVQLPVTHLFSFGFSSSKITLNSTGLLYNVQLQHFNQIYQAFKIYIESHCQSLKERKPSVYRLHIPWSHEDSVAVAKVPSSTEISAKLHIAQPQNDSRVPELNIYSSSDCQYEVILKTSLLQILGQIIRFHAGALPVYVVSNILLTYGGQLSTLISAGQCSDFSLELVRTAKPYKVEPLLSIVVFLQGFNWFREIWESLSLPEVDAAVLSSQDAWFPLVSLILFLLGTGIAYWNAVFFSTSLRLFSSLWLTLFRPTVLRKDNKLITPRRFCVVLSLALVSWTTCGAFAVFLIYLQYLFKVIKIHVNVRAEENMFNGGSDCKKETSQNSSIYTVKNQSSMDSTSKATQSLCNSTIAEGISSLKMHVTILNLFTWIVLLNLPSLIYWLKNLRYSVRLDPDPCRSTAIILVCILEILMNSSTSEVKSSKLLKIAAKVPLPLSVAMLAFGQTHLYKVPHFVTFSLLLHVLCCIV is encoded by the exons atggggcgggggggctgccggCCGCCCGCGTTGGCGGCGCTTTTCTACGGGGCGCTGGCGGCGGTGGCGCTGCTGGGGGTGCGGGACGTGCTGTTCGTCTACGAGGAGAACCGGTGCAGCATGACCTACATGTACGAGTACCCCGAGTACCTG aaaataaaattacccAAGAAAACAGCCAGACGATACCCAGCATATGAGCTCTATCTCTATGGGGAAGGGAACTATGccgaagaaaacaaaaatctcctGTTGACAGGAATTCCAGTTCTCTTTCTTCCTGGGAATGCTGGCAGTTACAAACAAG TACGTTCTCTGGGCTCCATTGCACTTAGAAAAGCAGAAGATGTTGACTTCAAGtatcattttaatttcttcagtgtcAACTTTAATGAGGAGTTGGTTGCATTGTATGGTGGTAGCCTGCAACGACAGACCAAATTTGTGCATGAATGCATAAAAGTAATTCTTAAGTTGTACAGG aGCTCAGCTGTGCCTAGAGTTTGGGCTTCAACAGACCATCTCTCCATAGTGTG GTGCAAAGAATTGATCCTGGCTACCATAAGAGCTTTTTTTGATCTCATAGATGAAAATACAAGGCAg ATAACTGAGGATCCAAAGAAGAGAATGTCTGTATTGAATCACCACTTTGTGAGACACCCTGCAAAGATATTTGAGGAAAATCCTGAAGCTTTTACAGGACTCACAG GAGCTTTCATATGGATTACAGTGAAAGCCTCAAAATGGACTTACTCGGTTTACAAt gattcTAATGGAAAATACTTCACATTTCCTCTTGCAAGCCACAGAAAATCATACAGTCATGTTTATTGTGAAAATAGTATGTTG GACACAAGTAGTTGGATTTATGGCTGTATGAACAGTAATTCATCAATGTG CCTGGAAGCTACTGATTTATCTTGGAGAGCTGAGTTACTTCCGACCACCAAG CACTGGAACATGCAGTTGTGTTCCAGAGGAAGGGGTACAAGAGGTGGACATCTGGGAACTGGCAAGGGGCAAGCTAAGGGTATGTTCAGtcatggcttttctttttctttcttttttttttttccccttttctttctttttctttttttccctttttattttaaggTTGTAATACTGAAACTTCAGGACTATCCTTCTTTGTCGCACATTGTCATTCAGGTACCACCTACAGCTGGcaataag TATACTTTGGACTGTGAATTCTTCAAAGAGGATTCCAGAAGAGTACAGCTTCCTGTAACACATCTTTTTTCATTTG GGTTTTCTTCAagcaaaattacattaaattcaACTGGCTTGCTTTACAATGTACAGCTCCAGCACTTTAACCAA atATATCAAGCTTTCAAAATTTATATAGAGAGCCACTGCCAGTCACTCAAAG aaagaaaacctaGTGTTTACAGGCTTCACATACCGTGGTCACATGAAGACTCAGTAGCTGTAGCAAA AGTTCCGTCTTCTACCGAGATTTCTGCAAAACTGCATATTGCTCAGCCTCAAAATGACAGCAGAGTTCCAGAGTTAAATATTTACTCTTCCTCAGACTGTCAGTATGAA GTAATTCTGAAGACATCCCTTTTACAGATTCTTGGGCAA ATAATAAGGTTCCATGCTGGCGCTCTTCCTGTCTATGTTGTTTCTAATATTCTTCTTACTTATGGAGGACAATTGAGCACATTGATATCAGCAG GCCAGTGTTCAGACTTTTCCCTTGAACTAGTTAGGACAGCTAAACCCTACAAAGTAGAACCTCTTTTAAGCATTGTTGTGTTTCTGCAGGG GTTTAACTGGTTTAGAGAGATATGGGAGTCACTGTCACTACCAGAGGTGGATGCTGCTGTACTGAGTAGTCAGGATGCATGGTTCCCCCTTGTGTCCCTGATTCTGTTTCTTTTGGGGACAGGCATTGCCTACTGGAATGCAGTATTTTTCTCTACATCTCTGAGACTCTTCTCTTCATTATGGTTAACTCTGTTTAG aCCTACTGTACTTCGAAAAGATAACAAGTTGATTACACCCAGAAGATTCTGTGTGGTGTTATCCCTTGCTTTGGTTAGCTGGACCACTTGTGGTGCATTCGCTGTATTCCTTATTTATCTTCAATACTTGTTTAAG GTTATAAAAATACATGTGAATgtaagagcagaagaaaacatgtttaaTGGG GGTTCAGACTGCAAAAAAGAAACTTCACAGAACTCCAGTATATACACAGTCAAAAACCAGAGTTCGATGGACAGTACCTCAAAAGCAACACAATCTCTTTGCAACAGTACAATTGCTGAAGGCATTAGCAGTCTTAAGATGCATGTTACAATTCTCAATTTATTCACATGGATTGTGCTGCTCAACTTGCCATCTTTAATTTATTGGTTAAAAAATCTCAG GTACAGTGTTAGACTTGATCCTGATCCATGTAGGTCTACTGCTATTATCCTCGTATGCATTTTAGAAATTCTCATGAATTCAAGTACTTCTGAAGTGAAATCAAG TAAACTCTTGAAGATCGCAGCCAAAGTTCCACTCCCTTTGTCTGTTGCAATGTTGGCCTTTGGACAAACGCATTTATACAAAGTACCGCACTTTGtaaccttttctcttcttctacATGTGCTGTGTTGTATTGTGTAA
- the PGAP1 gene encoding GPI inositol-deacylase isoform X1: MGRGGCRPPALAALFYGALAAVALLGVRDVLFVYEENRCSMTYMYEYPEYLKIKLPKKTARRYPAYELYLYGEGNYAEENKNLLLTGIPVLFLPGNAGSYKQVRSLGSIALRKAEDVDFKYHFNFFSVNFNEELVALYGGSLQRQTKFVHECIKVILKLYRNREFAPTSVAIVGHSMGGLVARALLTLKNFKPELINLLITQATPHVAPVMPLDRYLTDFYTAVNNHWILKAQDLRNLTTLSVAGGFRDYQVRSGLAFLPRLSQHDSALSVVSSAVPRVWASTDHLSIVWCKELILATIRAFFDLIDENTRQITEDPKKRMSVLNHHFVRHPAKIFEENPEAFTGLTGAFIWITVKASKWTYSVYNDSNGKYFTFPLASHRKSYSHVYCENSMLDTSSWIYGCMNSNSSMCLEATDLSWRAELLPTTKHWNMQLCSRGRGTRGGHLGTGKGQAKGMFSHGFSFSFFFFFPLFFLFLFFPFYFKVVILKLQDYPSLSHIVIQVPPTAGNKYTLDCEFFKEDSRRVQLPVTHLFSFGFSSSKITLNSTGLLYNVQLQHFNQIYQAFKIYIESHCQSLKERKPSVYRLHIPWSHEDSVAVAKVPSSTEISAKLHIAQPQNDSRVPELNIYSSSDCQYEVILKTSLLQILGQIIRFHAGALPVYVVSNILLTYGGQLSTLISAGQCSDFSLELVRTAKPYKVEPLLSIVVFLQGFNWFREIWESLSLPEVDAAVLSSQDAWFPLVSLILFLLGTGIAYWNAVFFSTSLRLFSSLWLTLFRPTVLRKDNKLITPRRFCVVLSLALVSWTTCGAFAVFLIYLQYLFKVIKIHVNVRAEENMFNGGSDCKKETSQNSSIYTVKNQSSMDSTSKATQSLCNSTIAEGISSLKMHVTILNLFTWIVLLNLPSLIYWLKNLRYSVRLDPDPCRSTAIILVCILEILMNSSTSEVKSSKLLKIAAKVPLPLSVAMLAFGQTHLYKVPHFVTFSLLLHVLCCIV, from the exons atggggcgggggggctgccggCCGCCCGCGTTGGCGGCGCTTTTCTACGGGGCGCTGGCGGCGGTGGCGCTGCTGGGGGTGCGGGACGTGCTGTTCGTCTACGAGGAGAACCGGTGCAGCATGACCTACATGTACGAGTACCCCGAGTACCTG aaaataaaattacccAAGAAAACAGCCAGACGATACCCAGCATATGAGCTCTATCTCTATGGGGAAGGGAACTATGccgaagaaaacaaaaatctcctGTTGACAGGAATTCCAGTTCTCTTTCTTCCTGGGAATGCTGGCAGTTACAAACAAG TACGTTCTCTGGGCTCCATTGCACTTAGAAAAGCAGAAGATGTTGACTTCAAGtatcattttaatttcttcagtgtcAACTTTAATGAGGAGTTGGTTGCATTGTATGGTGGTAGCCTGCAACGACAGACCAAATTTGTGCATGAATGCATAAAAGTAATTCTTAAGTTGTACAGG AATCGAGAGTTTGCACCGACCAGTGTTGCAATAGTAGGTCATTCCATGGGTGGTCTTGTTGCAAGAGCATTGCTTACTCTGAAGAATTTTAAGCCGGAACTTATAAACCTCCTCATTACACAAGCCACACCTCATGTTGCACCTGTAATGCCTTTAGACAGATATCTTACCG atttttatacAGCTGTAAACAATCATTGGATTCTAAAGGCCCAAGATCTAAGAAATTTAACTACCCTTTCTGTGGCGGGAGGATTCAGAGATTACCAAGTTCGTTCAGGACTGGCTTTTCTACCAAGATTGAGTCAACATGACAGTGCCTTATCTGTTGTG aGCTCAGCTGTGCCTAGAGTTTGGGCTTCAACAGACCATCTCTCCATAGTGTG GTGCAAAGAATTGATCCTGGCTACCATAAGAGCTTTTTTTGATCTCATAGATGAAAATACAAGGCAg ATAACTGAGGATCCAAAGAAGAGAATGTCTGTATTGAATCACCACTTTGTGAGACACCCTGCAAAGATATTTGAGGAAAATCCTGAAGCTTTTACAGGACTCACAG GAGCTTTCATATGGATTACAGTGAAAGCCTCAAAATGGACTTACTCGGTTTACAAt gattcTAATGGAAAATACTTCACATTTCCTCTTGCAAGCCACAGAAAATCATACAGTCATGTTTATTGTGAAAATAGTATGTTG GACACAAGTAGTTGGATTTATGGCTGTATGAACAGTAATTCATCAATGTG CCTGGAAGCTACTGATTTATCTTGGAGAGCTGAGTTACTTCCGACCACCAAG CACTGGAACATGCAGTTGTGTTCCAGAGGAAGGGGTACAAGAGGTGGACATCTGGGAACTGGCAAGGGGCAAGCTAAGGGTATGTTCAGtcatggcttttctttttctttcttttttttttttccccttttctttctttttctttttttccctttttattttaaggTTGTAATACTGAAACTTCAGGACTATCCTTCTTTGTCGCACATTGTCATTCAGGTACCACCTACAGCTGGcaataag TATACTTTGGACTGTGAATTCTTCAAAGAGGATTCCAGAAGAGTACAGCTTCCTGTAACACATCTTTTTTCATTTG GGTTTTCTTCAagcaaaattacattaaattcaACTGGCTTGCTTTACAATGTACAGCTCCAGCACTTTAACCAA atATATCAAGCTTTCAAAATTTATATAGAGAGCCACTGCCAGTCACTCAAAG aaagaaaacctaGTGTTTACAGGCTTCACATACCGTGGTCACATGAAGACTCAGTAGCTGTAGCAAA AGTTCCGTCTTCTACCGAGATTTCTGCAAAACTGCATATTGCTCAGCCTCAAAATGACAGCAGAGTTCCAGAGTTAAATATTTACTCTTCCTCAGACTGTCAGTATGAA GTAATTCTGAAGACATCCCTTTTACAGATTCTTGGGCAA ATAATAAGGTTCCATGCTGGCGCTCTTCCTGTCTATGTTGTTTCTAATATTCTTCTTACTTATGGAGGACAATTGAGCACATTGATATCAGCAG GCCAGTGTTCAGACTTTTCCCTTGAACTAGTTAGGACAGCTAAACCCTACAAAGTAGAACCTCTTTTAAGCATTGTTGTGTTTCTGCAGGG GTTTAACTGGTTTAGAGAGATATGGGAGTCACTGTCACTACCAGAGGTGGATGCTGCTGTACTGAGTAGTCAGGATGCATGGTTCCCCCTTGTGTCCCTGATTCTGTTTCTTTTGGGGACAGGCATTGCCTACTGGAATGCAGTATTTTTCTCTACATCTCTGAGACTCTTCTCTTCATTATGGTTAACTCTGTTTAG aCCTACTGTACTTCGAAAAGATAACAAGTTGATTACACCCAGAAGATTCTGTGTGGTGTTATCCCTTGCTTTGGTTAGCTGGACCACTTGTGGTGCATTCGCTGTATTCCTTATTTATCTTCAATACTTGTTTAAG GTTATAAAAATACATGTGAATgtaagagcagaagaaaacatgtttaaTGGG GGTTCAGACTGCAAAAAAGAAACTTCACAGAACTCCAGTATATACACAGTCAAAAACCAGAGTTCGATGGACAGTACCTCAAAAGCAACACAATCTCTTTGCAACAGTACAATTGCTGAAGGCATTAGCAGTCTTAAGATGCATGTTACAATTCTCAATTTATTCACATGGATTGTGCTGCTCAACTTGCCATCTTTAATTTATTGGTTAAAAAATCTCAG GTACAGTGTTAGACTTGATCCTGATCCATGTAGGTCTACTGCTATTATCCTCGTATGCATTTTAGAAATTCTCATGAATTCAAGTACTTCTGAAGTGAAATCAAG TAAACTCTTGAAGATCGCAGCCAAAGTTCCACTCCCTTTGTCTGTTGCAATGTTGGCCTTTGGACAAACGCATTTATACAAAGTACCGCACTTTGtaaccttttctcttcttctacATGTGCTGTGTTGTATTGTGTAA